The genomic window GATAGGTTTGCGCTAGGGCTAGCGCGAAGCAGTTTCTATTTCCGTTCTTCGGGAACGACTCGATCTGCAACTAAGGCGACTAACCGATCCAGCAGCAGACCTACAACCCCGACATAAACCAGAGCGACAATAATTTCGCTCAAGGCAGAACTGTTGTAGGCATCCCAGATAAAGAAGCCAATGCCAACACCTCCTGTTAGCATCTCAGCGGCAACAATGGCTAACCAGGCCAGACCCACAGCGATGCGCAAACCCGTAAAAATGTAAGGAACGGCAGCAGGCAGCAGAATTTTGAAAAAGTAATCCTGCCGCGAGAGACGCAGCACTTTGGCAACGTTGTTATAGTCCTGAGGAATTTGCTGAACGCCAACCGCTGTGTTGATCAGGATCGGCCAGATAGCCGTGATGAAGATGACGAAAATCGCGCTGGGGTTGGCTTGACGAAATAGAGCCAGGGCAATGGGCAGCCAGGCTAGCGGTGGAATCGTGCGTAATACTTGAAATAGGGGATCTAGCGCCTGATACATGATTGGTGTAGTGCCAATCAAAATCCCCAAACCAATGCCGATTAGAGCTGAGAGCGAGTAACCAATTGCCACCC from Leptolyngbya sp. FACHB-261 includes these protein-coding regions:
- the ntrB gene encoding nitrate ABC transporter permease, whose amino-acid sequence is MTARLDRRFSSRNIQQIGTGAVQQLKKLIPSAIALAVFLGIWQLLCSSPDSFLPGPLQVFTDTWDPLIIDPFFDNGGTDKGLGLQIFASLQRVAIGYSLSALIGIGLGILIGTTPIMYQALDPLFQVLRTIPPLAWLPIALALFRQANPSAIFVIFITAIWPILINTAVGVQQIPQDYNNVAKVLRLSRQDYFFKILLPAAVPYIFTGLRIAVGLAWLAIVAAEMLTGGVGIGFFIWDAYNSSALSEIIVALVYVGVVGLLLDRLVALVADRVVPEERK